In the Microcebus murinus isolate Inina chromosome X, M.murinus_Inina_mat1.0, whole genome shotgun sequence genome, TGCTGCAACGAATATTTTTCTACATGCCTCCCTCTTTATTTTctccactgactttttttttttttttttttttttgagacaaagtcttgctttgttgcccaggctagagtgccttggcgtcagcctagctcacagcaacctcaaaattcctgggctcaagcaatcctactgcctcagcctcccgagtagctggactacaggcatgcgccaccatgccaggctaattttttctctatatatattagttggccaattaatttctttctatttttagtagagacggggtctcgctcttgctcaggctggtttcgaacttctgacctcgagcagtccacccgccttggcctcccagagtgctaggattacaggagtgagccacaccaccgccaccgcgcctggcctccactGACTTTTAAATGCCACCTTTAATCAGTATAGATCCTTATGCATACTTGGGTTTGTTTCAGGGTTCTCTATTTGGTTGTACTGATCCATTTATTTATACCTGCATCTCTACCAcacttttaatttctacatttctataatatgtttataatattttacatgtttacgtatttactattttatgtggattttaaaatcatattgtctTATCCACGTAGAATCTTATTGGCATTTTTGTTGGCATTCCATTGAGTTTACAGATTTAACTGGGGAGAATTGGCGTCTTAACATTAAGAAATCTACCTTTATATAAATAATCATAGTATGGCTCTccatttatcaaaaattttaagtCCTTTAgcaatgtttcataatttttcccATAAATGTCTTGAACATACCTTGTTGTTTAATTTAATGTCTACGTACTTTATAGATTTTGTTGCTACTATGaatagcatttttctttcattttataattattaaaggTATATAAGAAAgctgttgatttttgtatgtgatcTTATCTCCAGCAACTTTACAAATTCttttattctaatagttttctCATTGATTCCTTTGGATTTCCTGGGTAGGAAAACGGATTATGTGCAAATATAGATAGTTTTATCTCTGTCTTCAGCCTGTATATCATATCTTTTTCTTGTCTCAATGCATTGTCTAGGAACTCCAGGATAATATTGAGTAGTAGCAATGATATcagatatttttatcttatcCTGCCTTTAAATGggaatgattctaaaattttatcattaagTATTAGGTTTTCTGTGGGTTTCTGGCAGTTACCCTTTATTCagtgaaataagttttctttaatttttactcttttgaggctttttaaaaacacaaatgggtGTCAAATTTTATCAGTTGCTTTTTCACCTCTAAGTTGGACATACAATTTTTATCCCCTTTACATTATTAATGCATTAAAGTACATTAATAAatgcactttattattataaaaaacttTCTATTATGAAAATTTCCAAACATATACAACAGTAAAGTATACAATACACCCCTACATACACATAACTCAGCTACAGTAGCCATCAACATTTTTCCATACTTGTTTCAActattctctttccctcttttgtgctgaaatattttaagctaaTCATGAATATCATGTGATTTCActcctaaatatttcagtatgcatATCAAGAggattttagcaaaaaaaaatcttatataattaaaaaaccATTATCATACTAATACCCagtgaataattatatttttctgattatttaaaaatgttttggccaggcgcggtggctcatgcctgtaatccttagcactctgggaggccgaggcgggtggattgctcaaggtcaggagttcaaaaccagcctgagcaagagcgagaccccgtctctactataaatagaaaaaaattagttggccaactaaatatatgtatatataaatcagccaggcatggtggtgcatgcctgtagtcccagctacttgggaggctcaggcagtagtatcacttgagcccaggagtttgaggttgctctgagctaagctgatgccacggcactctagcctgggcaacaaaagtgagactgtctcaaaaagaaatgtttttcccaaaacaacaaatgttggtgtggatgtggagagataggtaCATTGATACACTGtcggtgggacttcaaactagtacaacctctatggaaagtaatgtggagatacctcaaagagatacaagtagactaccatttgatccagcaatcccattcctgggcatctacccaaaagaaaaaaagacattgtataaaaaagacatctgcactcaaatatttatagcagcacaattcataattgcaaagatgtggaaacaacccaagtgcccatcaatacatgagtggattaataaaatctggtgtatgtatactatggagtactattcagccacaaaaaagcaatgatgatctagcatttcttgtattatcctggatagagctggagcccattctactatgtgaagtatcccaagaatggaaaaacaagcaccacctgtactcaccatcaaattggtattcattgatcaacatttatgtgcacatatagtagtaacattcattgggtgttgggaatgtgggaggggggaggaaggaatgggtatattTACACATAATGACTGTgaatgagtgtggtgtgcaccttctgggggatggacacgcttgtagctctgactcaggcagggcaaggcaataaatgtaacccaaatatttgtatccctgtaatatgctggaataaaaaatgTGATACGGCAACACACACAGCTATAATTTAGGATTACTGAGCCTTTACTGTGCGCCATGTAGTGTGCTGATATGTTACAcgcattatctcttttaatcctcataattttcttataaggacagtaCTATTTTCATCCCTACTTAACAGATGAAGTGTCTGAGGCTTGGAAATGTTAATTCCATGGTTGTTATGGGGTCACTAAGTAGTAGAGTCAGGACCTGAACACATTTGCTTCTAAAGCCTATGTGCTTCACCAATATGCTCTTTCCTCTATCAAAAATAACCAAAtcttagaacagtggttctcctccctgcctttgcattagaatcacttggggaacTTTAAAAAGAATTGATGCCAAGCCTCATCatcaaagattctgatttaatttatcAGCAATGCAGACTAGTCATTGAATTTTTTAGAAAAGCTTCTATTAATGTATGTCTACTCTGTGGTAAAAACTTTCTATGCATTTACATTCTAGCCAGATGTTAGCTACTGCCACAGTGATGTGTAACAACAATCGCAAAATTTCCatggaatgaaaaattaaagacttGTTAAGCATTGATTCTCACAGATCTGGATGCCACCTGGGACTCAGCTAATTAGGAAGGGCTCTCTTGGGAAACCGATTCAGGCTGTGGTGGCTCTACTTTTCTTGCTGCTATGGGTAAACTGGGGTGCTCTGCTTCATGTATTTCTCATCCTTCCTGGACCATTGTAGTAGCTGGATCTTGTTTCTCTGTGGCTCTTTTCATGACAGTGACAGAATCACAAGAGGTGACATGTCCAACTCTGGATACACTCCATTAGCCAAAGCAAGTCTCATGACTAAGCTAAAAGACAAGAGGTAGGAAAATAAGctctacttttttgtgtgtgcaatTGCAAAGTTCATGGCAAAAGCTGAGAATTGGGACCAATAATTCAATTTATGTGGGAAAGACTGACAAGAATAATAAGCGTAATACATAAGTAAATTATGAAGTATGTTAGGAGGTGATAAGTAAtattttacagaaggaaaaaagttatGGAGGATAGTGTgaaggtgattctaatatgcagctaATATACCACTAATCTTACAGTGTTGAACCTGGAAAGAAATCTGGTCTAACATTCCCTGAGCCCTTTTGAAAATAGTGAAACAGACCCAGAAAGGAGAAGAATTTTACTCAAGGTCCATAGGTAGATAGAAATAGAACTATGGCCTAGGTCTCCTGACTCTTCAGACTGTTCTCTTATTCTACGGTAGTCCAATCTATAGgcttagaattttctctttattgatgGCACCAAAAATATCTTGTGGAAATACATAGTCATTATTACTTCCCTTGACTACAAACATTAGAGGTATACTAGCTAAATCCTGTGCTTCCCTTAGTAACCCAATTCAGAGCCCAATTTGACATTCTCGTATTTTTACCTTTCAAAGCCTTATAGACATTCTATCctcttttagctttttttctcttcaagttGAAGACTGTTAGTTTTGGTCTGTCTTCATGTGATTCTCCCCAGTCACACCCTAGATGTCTACTTGGTTATTGGGTGTTCTGTCTTCCCCAAACTCTGTAATGCCTTGAATGTAGAGTCTTTCTTGAGTTACTTTTTCACTCTGAGCTTCCACTAGGCCTCATAGCCATCATTTCTGTTTTGGATTACAGTCTTCTTGATTTGCCAGGATGAacaatcagaagaaaagaaaagatatggaACCTGCTTGTACTTGGAGTTTATTGTCTGAAAAGAGAGGTGAGTAACTGAATGAAGTAACAGAGGGCATACCCTAGGTAAGTCTATTCATTCTATTTCTCCTACTTCTTCTCCTCATAGCCATAGAATTCTTCTGAATCTTAAAATTTTGTtggatgtatatatgtgtgtgtgtatatgttaagATATAACATGGATACAGTATTTACCCATAAATCTCTTGAAACTGTCTCCGTAAGTTTTGTGTTGCCCAaaatgagggaaaagaaagacagaaaggaaaagtttcaactgtggtttttgttgttttccataATCCCCCAAACTTTTGTAATTGCAAAAGAGCCTCCCCCTTTGATGTAACCACAGTTTTTCACAGGAGACAGCACAAAAAAAACAGAGTGAAGACTGATGGAGTCCTTCCCCTTGTGGCTGATTCCTGAACTCCAAGGAATGTTCAGTTGTGGGAAATAGATGCCAGTTATCCTCAGTATACCATTCACTTGCCCGCCCATTTCTGTGACATTCTAGTGTCTGCCTTTCTAGACTTTCCTTCTTCCCAACCACCTGTTAGCACCCATCTACTCACACCTCCCCAACTataagtctcactcttgcttttGAAGGTGTGAAAGTAGTAAAAAAACGATAGCAATGTGGAgttgtgtgtgtgcttgtatattttatttatatacctaTACGTATAAGTGTTTGGATTTAGTGTGGGTATATGTATTTGAATGCAGCTCATTGTATATACCTGCCAAACTAATATGCAGCAATGCCTTGTTCTTTCCCATTGACAAGTTAGGCTCAAAAGAAGCCTCAACAAAAGCAATTGACTAATATGCAGTGGAAAGCAAAATGCCAGAAAACAGTCACTTCATATAATGCATCTTTAAGTTCATGCCTAAAATTGTCCTTACCGATcgtataaattaaaatgtacactCTCTAAATATACGTGTAAGGAAAGTTCTTATGTTTTACATTATGTTGGACATTAGCTATAAAACACCTTTGTGGGTAAGTTAGAAAAGATGTTGAGGTGACTTACTTTGTTGTATTTCTGTTTGGGGAACAGCATGAATGACTATAGCAGTGTCATTCTGTATATTTCAGGTTTGGGTATGAAGGTATATTTGTGCTACTCCTAACCTCAACTCTTTTCTTCACACAGTTGCTTCAAGTTCTCTAGCTTCATTTTCATGGAGAGAACTTACAGGTAGatgtcttttctattttactgtcatttttcattttgggAATAGTATCTCCCACGAACCCAACTACTCACCCCCACTCTCCTCCCATTTGCCCCCCTTATTCATTGGCGCAACAATCAGTGGGTTTTTTTTGCAATATCTATGAAGCTTCAAACTGTCATAACAGATAGGACTTCTATATCATACAGAATATATTTGAATAGGTACTCAAATACTGGAAGGACCACTGATGGTGGTGGTCAAGAGCCAGATGACATTTTTATGCCTAGAAAAGACCAATTCTTTTCTGGAATTATCTAGATCAGGGCCAGCAAACTATAGCTAGTGGGTCAAATCTAGCCAgttgcctatttttgtaaataaagttttattggaacacagccatttATTTACATACTGTGTATGGCTACTTTCACACTaaggtggcagagctgagtaATTACAACAGAGACTGAAAGGTCTAAACTACTTACgaaaatttgcaaaaaatgtttgccaacccTTATCTAGATCAGCATTCCCAAAACTGAGTTCTACAGAACAGTTTTCCAGGAATTAGTAAATTTGCTGTTAGAAAAGTATTCTGTAGTTATTTAAGACCAGAAAATGTTGggttaaacaaagttaaacaacCTTTTTTTTAGTTGTGGGAGAGTTAAAGAACCTTTCATATGCTAATCTTTCATATACTAACATCAGAGCCTTTCATGTGTTAATATGCATTGAGAAACTCTAAGAGACTAGAGGGTACATTTCCCTCAGTTTATTTGACCATAGAACACCTTTTTCACAGCTCTCCTATTAATATATTGCAGAATCATCTTCCAAGGAATTCTGATTTGGGAAATGCTAGTTTAAACATTTACTTAACAGAAGTTTGAACTTGGTGACTGACTCTTTGGGTTATTTTTTCTAGTTATAGAAGGTGAAAGCTACCTAGTATTTAAGCATATAAACCTCAGACAAATCTGAATCTAAATTAAAGCTCTTCTACTTAGTAGCATTTGACAAGTTATCTAATGCTATACGTAGCACTGGCTACATAACTTGGTGAGGtgcagtgcaaaatgaaaatggtaGGACCCCTTGTTCAAATATTAAGAATTTCGAGATAGCAAcaacagagcattaaaccaagcatggGTACTTCTGAACATGGGGACCTGTGTAACGGCACAGATTGCACACTCATGAAGCTGGCCTTGGTTACTGATTTCAGTTTACTCAACTATCAAGTGTGGataatacctacttcatgggattattgtgagaattatatCAGAAATGTATGTAAAGGGCCTATAAAGCATCTGACACAGAATGAGTGATAATAAATGACTTGCTTTTAATTCCAAAAGCATTTATgaccatattcaataaatatttattgtctactatgtgctgggcattgtGCTAGGTACTCAGGGTAGGATGGTGAAGATAACAGATAATGCGCCATCTTCATGTAGATCTTTGTATAGCAGAAAAGACAATTATAAATTGCTATAAAGGGGAAACTAGGGTGCTGGGAAAGGATATATTAAAATCTGCTTTAAATTGGGTGCCCAGGCAAATCCTCTTCTAGGAAGTAATATTTAAGTTGAGATCAGAAGGATGAGAAGGAACTGTCCCTgggaagagcaggaggaagagtATTCCAGGTAGAGAGAATAGCTAGTGTAAAGGCCCTGAAGTAGGAAAGAACATGGCATTtttgagaaactaaaaatagGCCAATGGGGTTTTAGTATAAGGACTGAGAAAGAGAATGATATAGGGGAGGGGAAGTAGTTAGGGCTCACATCATGGGACACCTGGTAGGATGAGGTAAGGGTTTTGGATTTTGCACTAAATGCAATTAAAAAGCTCTTGAAGGATTTGGGGCAAGGCAGGGACATGATCTAATCGATATTTGTAGGAGATTGCTTTGGCTGGTCTGTGGAGAGGAACCGGAAGATGGTCAAGAGTAGATGAGTAGGAGGCTATTTCAGCAGTCCTGGAAAGAGTTGGTAGTGCTTGGACTTGGGTGGTATTTGAGGATATGGTGATAAATGGATTTTAGGCttattttggaaatgtaaaatgataggACTTGCAAATCGATTGGATATAGAggattgaaggaaaaaaagaaatgaagaatgacTCCTAACACTTTTGTGAGCCACTGGATGGCACCATTTAACTGAGATGAGATGCCTGGGGAGGGGTGATATAGGGGGCAGAGGAGTGTAGAAATCAAGAACTCAGGTTTAGATATgtgaagtttgaggaccctttgAGACATCTAAgtggagatggtggtgatggtggtattAGAGCTGTTGTTTGTATTATTGTCTAGGATTCTGTGATTACTAACTCTTGGTGTTACCACATTAGATTACCGGGAAGTATTCAGAaaacatctaaaagaaaaatacctaaaaataggAGTTGATAAATGTTATCACCATGGCAAGCATATAGAGTCACGACTGCTTCTTGTAAAAGAACATGGTATATCAGAAAAGACACCATGTGGAATTCCTCAACAAGATCATTTTATTGAAATGGAACACATATTTGATCCTGACGAAGAGGGCTCCAGCTCCTCTCGAACTGTGGTACTTCAGGGATGTGCTGGGAGTGGGAAAACAGCTGTGGTGCACAAGTTCATGTTTGACTGGGCAGCAGGAATGGTTACTCCAGGCAGATTTGACTATCTCATCTATGTCAACTGCAGAGAAATAAGCCATATTGCTAACCTTAGTGCTGCTGACCTGATCACTAACACCTTTCAAGATATAAATGGACCAATCTTGGATATTATTCTCATATATCCAGAGAAGCTTTTGTTCATTCTTGATGGATTTCCTGAGCTGCAGTACCCTGTGGGTGACCGAGAAGAAGATCTTAGTGCTCACCCCCATGAGAGGAAGCCAGTAGAGAGCCTCTTGTGCAGTTTTGTGAGGAAGAAACTGTTCCCAGAATCATCCCTCTTGATAACTGCCCGGCCTACAGCCATGAAGAAGCTCCACTCTCTGTTAAAACAACCTATCCAGGCAGAGATCTTATGGTTTACAGATGCTGAAAAGAAAGCATATTTCTTGAGTCAGTTTTCAGGTGCTAATGCAGCAATGAAAGTCTTTTATGGTCTACGAGAAAATGAAGGCCTTGACATTATGTCTTCTCTTCCCATTGTCTCCTGGATGATATGCAGTGTTCTGCAGTCACAAGGAGATGGTGACAGGACTCTCTTGAGGTCACTTCAGACCATGACTGATGTATATCTGTTCTACTTTTCCAAGTGCCTCAAAACCCTTACAGGCATTTCTGTCTGGAAAGGACAAAGTTGCCTGTGGGGCCTTTGCTCTTTGGCTGCAGAAGGACTGCAGAACCATCAGGTTCTGTTTGCAGTCAGTGACCTCAGAAGACATGGGATAGGAGTATATGATAGCAACTGTGCTTTTCTCAATCACTTTTTGAAAAAAGCTGAAGGAGATATCAATGTCTATACTTTCCTTCACTTCAGTTTCCAAGAGTTCTTGACTGCTGTGTTCTATGCCCTGAAGAATGACAATAGCTGGATGTTTTTCGATCAAGTGGGGAAAACATGGCAAGAAATATTCCAACAATATGGAAAAGGTTTTTCATCACTAATGATACAGTTCTTATTTGGTCTCTtacataaaggaaaaggaaaggctGTGGAAACtacttttggaagaaaaatctCTCCAGGTCTTCGAGAAGAGTTACTAAAATGgactgagagagaaataaaagataagtcTTCTAGGTTACAGATTGAGCCAGTGGATTTGTTTCACTGTTTATATGAGATTCAGGAAGAAGAATATTCAAAAAAGATAATTGATGATTTACAGTCAGTTATACTGCTTCAACCTACCTATACAAAAATGGACATTCTGGCTATGTCCTTCTGTGTAAAAAGCAGTCACAGTCACCTATCAGTGTCTTTGAAGTGTCAACACCTGCCTGGATTTGAAGAGGAAGAGCCAGCCTCAGCATTTGTGCCACCAGCCTTGACACTTAATGAGTGAGTATATATCCATGTTTTTCCATCAGTTTCTGGCCTTCACAGACAATGGGCctacttacttattttttgtattcAGGCACGTGACCATTTCTAGCATTgtcaataaatagaaataaaagtgagaaataagCATCTTAACTGTGTATATTTTATGCCAATCAGTACAATAAGGATTTATTCAATATCTattatgtaccagacactgtacTAGCCACTGTTTGTCTTCATTGTCACCTGGTGGatgtgttttataattataaagtgTTTTGGGTATGCAGGGTTATCAAGATTATCATTGTGGACTCTGCTGTTTTAGTGTAGATGACCATTCTGAAAAAGATTGTAAACCTAACATTGGATTGATTGTCACTCTCCTCTACATATGCTCCATCACTAAGGCCTCAAAGAGCTTCAGATTAGTAAGGGGCAGAGCTACCCTCTA is a window encoding:
- the LOC105863480 gene encoding NACHT, LRR and PYD domains-containing protein 12 yields the protein MNNQKKRKDMEPACTWSLLSEKRVASSSLASFSWRELTDYREVFRKHLKEKYLKIGVDKCYHHGKHIESRLLLVKEHGISEKTPCGIPQQDHFIEMEHIFDPDEEGSSSSRTVVLQGCAGSGKTAVVHKFMFDWAAGMVTPGRFDYLIYVNCREISHIANLSAADLITNTFQDINGPILDIILIYPEKLLFILDGFPELQYPVGDREEDLSAHPHERKPVESLLCSFVRKKLFPESSLLITARPTAMKKLHSLLKQPIQAEILWFTDAEKKAYFLSQFSGANAAMKVFYGLRENEGLDIMSSLPIVSWMICSVLQSQGDGDRTLLRSLQTMTDVYLFYFSKCLKTLTGISVWKGQSCLWGLCSLAAEGLQNHQVLFAVSDLRRHGIGVYDSNCAFLNHFLKKAEGDINVYTFLHFSFQEFLTAVFYALKNDNSWMFFDQVGKTWQEIFQQYGKGFSSLMIQFLFGLLHKGKGKAVETTFGRKISPGLREELLKWTEREIKDKSSRLQIEPVDLFHCLYEIQEEEYSKKIIDDLQSVILLQPTYTKMDILAMSFCVKSSHSHLSVSLKCQHLPGFEEEEPASAFVPPALTLNESCQLHNLPVSRLHLLCQALRNPYCKIKDLKLIFCHLTASCGRDLSAVFETNQYLTDLEFVKNTLEDSGMKFLCEGLKQPNCILQTLRLYRCLISPASCGALAAVLSTNQWLTELEFSETKLEASALKLLCEGLKDPNCKLQKLKLCASLLPESSEAVCKYLASVLICNPHLTELDLSENPLGDRGVKYLCEGLRHSNCKVEKLDLSTCYLTDASCVELSSFLQMSQTLKELFVFANALGDTGVQHLCEGLKHAKGIIENLVLSECSLSAACCEPLAQVLSSTRSLTRLLLINNKIEDLGLKLLCEGLKQPDCQLKDLALWTCHLTGACCQDLCNALYTNEHLRVLDLSDNALGDEGMQVLCEGLKHPCCKLQTLWLAECHLTDACCGALASVLNRNENLILLDLSGNDLRDFGVQTLCDALIHPICKLQTFYIDTDHLHEDTFRKMEALKMSKPGITW